The Hevea brasiliensis isolate MT/VB/25A 57/8 chromosome 9, ASM3005281v1, whole genome shotgun sequence nucleotide sequence ccggcggtggctccggtgagctatggagatggttcaacttccagaggcttcctcataaattttcggaatttttgagacacagataaacttcgggtaagacaatttttattatttctctgtctgtagagcataaatacagtgtttcttaaacaggaaaaattggagaaaaattctaagaaaaatatatgatgaaagtaaaattatttggagatattctatggtgttagttgaatttttgggtgatcgtagaatatttttgagaaatatggatggattttagttaaattttttagcatataggcatataagattgtttgaaattaagatgtttaaattttatatgattggttgaagcttgaggatggaggtttaaatatgtgaatattaaattgggttgaattaataatatgttagctgttggaaacttatggaattgagtaaaattcttgaataaaatattcatgggtgactagaaaattacaattcattttgcaatagccttataatattattaaggaccgcggggaaaaattttagaatttttagagcttgtttgagtggatttttgaaaaatgtcaattatagggactaaaacgtaatttttaagattttgagtattgtctgatttggagggcccaggaggagccatgtgatattgatgagatgtgattgtgggaattgagaatttagaagtattatttgagcatttttacaggttgggtaggtcccaggtataggggagattctgctggattttcggtatgaattaggctgtctattgcctctttagagttttatgttaacttagtactaataaatttataatttaattattaggtgatcgaggtcagctattttttgCATCCAGCAGCTACAATAGTCATCAGTgtactgtgagtagaatattaattttaattgtaatttcgatattattagagattatggttaaaattgatattttactctctgagttgaacgcttactcctattcaccatatttttccaggctacaggaggagacatttttcagaataacctgtccctttcctctcaggttatgaaaagattacttaattgtattattattctctaaatttgtaaatttaggactccgcatgtgctagtagtagcattaagcctatcagagactgtatgaattcaagttttcatattaataaatgaaaaaaaaaattatgagttttaaatggttataaatgaggtaatagggttgagctgggctcccctgattttagttttctgaaaagttctgggctaagttggcccaaaatgaaattataacagtttaatttaaattatcttatatgcatattgggtctaaattgtgggcctggttatggatttgaggaatagttaggcttactacgggcctcgggggttttaagctggcccaggtcctagtaccggtccggcccataggttggatcgtgacaGATATATATTCTTAATGAGTAAATACGTTATATTTTTTCATAATATTATTAcatgatattttttattatattataggataacattttttataataaatttattttatttaataattgttattttttaaattaacctatatatatatatatatatatatatatatatatataaataaagtaaATAGATATTTTTTAAATGATTAACACATAATATCATCTTTAATGTATCtattacattttaaaaatatagccATAAAGGTCCATTGTGGAGCATTTTGGGTGACAAAATCTGGATGGGTGAGATAGTCCGAAATCACAAATACTACCCGTAACCGCAAGCCCATGGATAGCTCCACGTACGTATTGGGCATTTTGGCCTAGCAGCAGGCAGCTACCAACGTGTATTTTCACCTCAGGAGGCCTCCAGCCAACAAAACTAAACCACACGCATCGGAATCGTTGGCGAAGTTTGACAGCGAGAAATGGCTTCAGGTTGGGGGATCACTGGAAACAAGGGCAGATGCTACGATTTCTGGATTGACTTCAGTGAATGCATGTCTCGTTGCAGAGAGCCCAAGGACTGCGCTCTCCTGCGCGAGGACTACCTTGAGTGCCTCCACCACTCTAAAGAGGTATTTCCTAACTTTCACTCAATGTTCAATCGGTTCACTCAGCATTTAAATCGAACTAATTTGAGACTATGTTTTAGATTTTGTCAAGTTTTCATTGATTGTGCGGTTTTGCTCATTTTTAGCTTCAGCTATGATCTTCTTTCTGTACGTACTTCTTTATTCCATATTCTGTTGACTACGTTGCGATGATTTTCTTCTTAATTTAGATTATTATTGGATCTTGTTTAATTCTGCTGATTTGATAAGCCCTATTTCTGTGGAGTCAAAATCTTCAGTTCGTTTGAGCATTCGTTCCCCCTTTTCCCAAATAAGCACGAGATGGTTAATTTTGCTAGTcacatttttgttttcttttggtCCATTGAGATTTTAGATCGGAAATGCATATCCTTCATGAAGTCATGAATGGAATGAGAAATGTGGCATCGGAATCATTGGTGAAATTGTGGAAGCATATGCTTGAGAAACTTGGGTGTGTTCTTGTGTTGTTTACTAAACCTTCTCCACGAATCTATCATTTTGTTGGGGCAAAATTATTCTAGCGGTGTTTCACGTTAATGTGCTATTTGGTGGTGGCTCAAATTTGTGGAACACCttattggtaatttgactagttaatatattatttatagggGGGAAATTGAAAAATAATAGTCATTCTTGTTACTTTAATCTTTACAGGCCTGCAATGCAATCCCGGAAGcagaatttttttatttatttatagggtcaacatataaaaataaataataaatttactaAAAATGTCAAAAATATAACAGATGCTTTTTTTCCCCATAAATATTGCTCATTTTTGGAGGATTCTACCAAGGGCTTATAAGCGATGTCCAGTTTTTATCTATAACTTGTCTGATGTTGGTGCATTTTGGGTTAAAATAAAGAGTTTGAGCAACAGAGATAGAATAATCCTAATGATGCTTTTCTCACTTGAGAGTCTTGAACTCCCATAACTATGTTACAGCTTTATGTATCCTGGTCAACCTTTTCCAGTAATTTTATGTTGTTGATTAATGTTTCCAATTCCCCTAGTATCCATGCCTTGCACATTTCGTTGGTTGATACCTTTTTGCACATTCCTATATAATGGAAGGGAAGGTTGGGTTGGGTTAGTAATATTCCACTTGTTAGTTGCTTTACTTCAAAGTTATTCCAACTGCAATAGTAGTTTTATACATGTTACAAATGAACCCCAATCAACAGATTCCTTGATTTATCAAGAGTATGAATTTTAGTTGACAAGCAACTCCCAGCAAGTATATTCCTAGATTTATTATCCTTAAAGTGGGAATTTGGGCTGGACTATTATTGATGTCGATCCTAGGTATCCCTTGGAAGTAAATTAACCATAGGCTGTAGTAGATATCCAGTCTTGTTAAGGCTTATACCTCTGCTCTATAACTTTTCCTTGTATATTTTTGGAAACTTGTAACATACCTTGTTAGGGATTATTTCAGTTTTCTGTTTACCTTCTCTAGTCACATCAtcaaaattcaagtcatttttACTATTGATGTTTATACCAAATGCAGTGTTGTTTTATGTGTGTGCGTGCGTGAAGACTTGAAATATAAACTTGGTTGGATTGTCCAGCAGGGCCATTAGACTTGGATTTTATTTTGATTCAATCAGGGTATCAGCATTAATAAGTAATTATAAATCTGTGGAGTTGATAGATAATTGCTTTGATATTCTGCTAAGTAATAAAGAAGCTTGCTTTGAAGTTGTAATTTACAAATGATTCAATGTCTCTAATAACAATCAGATCTTTTCATGCCTATCATCTAATATGCTGCTTATCCATCAATGTGATTTTTCACCACTTGCtgtcattcatttttttttttagtaatatttttcaTGCAGCATTACTTATTTCACTCTCTATATAGCACCTGCAAGATCAAACTTATTAGATGGTTTGTTGGGTAAACTGGATCAGTATATTTGATGCTgtagaattttgttcatttatgtgGATCTAACAACTATTTCCTGTATACTGTGATTTTATATGTGCATTTCAATTCTATGCTAATTGGTTCTTCTAAATTGTGTAATGGAGGTTATCAGTATTTAGCAGAAAAAATGTATTATCTGTTTTACACTCGGTGTCATTGCATTTTACTGTTATCATATTTTTTGTACCCTTGAACCCTGGGCAATCTGGCATGTAAATTATCAGTATTGTATAAAATTGATCCATCCTTACGTGGAAGTCACCTGGCCTTTGCTTTTCATTATGTGTATTTATTCCTTTTATGGGCAATGCCAATATTTATTGCAGTTTCAAAGAAGAAACCGTATTTACAAGGAGGAGCAGCGTAAAATACGAGCAGCTGCTCGGAAGACCAAGGACGGTGGAGATGGCATTGATAGCCATCATGCATGACCAATAATTGA carries:
- the LOC110654721 gene encoding NADH dehydrogenase [ubiquinone] iron-sulfur protein 5-B-like isoform X7, which codes for MASGWGITGNKGRCYDFWIDFSECMSRCREPKDCALLREDYLECLHHSKEFQRRNRIYKEEQRKIRAAARKTKDGGDGIDSHHA